From one Synergistaceae bacterium genomic stretch:
- a CDS encoding type II 3-dehydroquinate dehydratase, whose protein sequence is MPYFKSLVLHLLGPYIKSRTVPCRYTHTSIAIPGAIRSVNLPAVEVRLSDINNREDFRKISFTASACIATVAGKGF, encoded by the coding sequence TTGCCCTATTTCAAAAGCCTCGTTTTGCACCTGTTAGGACCTTACATAAAATCTAGGACAGTCCCCTGCCGCTATACCCACACCAGCATCGCCATCCCCGGCGCTATCAGGTCTGTAAATCTGCCTGCAGTGGAAGTACGCCTTTCTGACATCAACAACAGAGAGGACTTCCGGAAGATCTCATTCACGGCCTCCGCCTGCATTGCCACCGTTGCCGGCAAGGGATTTTGA